From Glycine max cultivar Williams 82 chromosome 11, Glycine_max_v4.0, whole genome shotgun sequence, the proteins below share one genomic window:
- the LOC100306292 gene encoding nascent polypeptide-associated complex subunit beta-like isoform X1, with translation MGTLYGGVLGCCTSSSCCCWMNREKLMKMAGSVRTGGKGTVRRKKKAVHKTTTTDDKRLQSTLKRIGVNAIPAIEEVNIFKDDVVIQFLNPKVQASIAANTWVVSGSPQTKKLQDILPSIIHQLGPDNLENLKKLAEQFQKQAPEGATGSTTAQEENDDDDVPELVPGQDFETAAEETKAAS, from the exons ATGGGGACATTGTATGGCGGCGTTCTTGGGTGTTGTACTTCAagcagttgttgttgttgg ATGAATCGGGAAAAATTGATGAAGATGGCCGGTTCGGTTAGAACTGGGGGAAAGGGCACCGTGAGAAG AAAGAAGAAGGCTGTCCACAAGACAACAACCACAGATGACAAAAGGCTTCAGAGCACCCTGAAGAGAATAGGGGTGAATGCCATCCCGGCTATTGAGGAGGTCAATATCTTTAAGGATGACGTAGTTATCCAGTTTCTAAATCCCAAAG TTCAAGCATCCATTGCTGCTAATACTTGGGTTGTCAGTGGTTCTCCACAAACAAAGA AGTTGCAGGATATACTCCCTAGCATTATCCACCAATTAG GACCAGATAACTTGGAAAACCTGAAGAAGCTGGCCGAGCAATTCCAGAAGCAGGCTCCTGAAGGAGCCACTGGTTCAACCACCGCCCAAGAGGAGAATGATGATGACGATGTCCCAGAGCTTGTTCCAGGCCAGGATTTTGAGACAGCTGCTGAGGAGACCAAGGCTGCTTCCTAG
- the LOC100306292 gene encoding Nascent polypeptide-associated complex subunit beta-like (The RefSeq protein has 1 substitution compared to this genomic sequence) encodes MNREKLMKMAGSVRTGGKGTVRRKKKAVHKTTTTDDKRLQSTLKRIGVNAIPAIEEVNIFKDDGVIQFLNPKVQASIAANTWVVSGSPQTKKLQDILPSIIHQLGPDNLENLKKLAEQFQKQAPEGATGSTTAQEENDDDDVPELVPGQDFETAAEETKAAS; translated from the exons ATGAATCGGGAAAAATTGATGAAGATGGCCGGTTCGGTTAGAACTGGGGGAAAGGGCACCGTGAGAAG AAAGAAGAAGGCTGTCCACAAGACAACAACCACAGATGACAAAAGGCTTCAGAGCACCCTGAAGAGAATAGGGGTGAATGCCATCCCGGCTATTGAGGAGGTCAATATCTTTAAGGATGACGTAGTTATCCAGTTTCTAAATCCCAAAG TTCAAGCATCCATTGCTGCTAATACTTGGGTTGTCAGTGGTTCTCCACAAACAAAGA AGTTGCAGGATATACTCCCTAGCATTATCCACCAATTAG GACCAGATAACTTGGAAAACCTGAAGAAGCTGGCCGAGCAATTCCAGAAGCAGGCTCCTGAAGGAGCCACTGGTTCAACCACCGCCCAAGAGGAGAATGATGATGACGATGTCCCAGAGCTTGTTCCAGGCCAGGATTTTGAGACAGCTGCTGAGGAGACCAAGGCTGCTTCCTAG
- the CLV1A gene encoding leucine-rich repeat receptor-like kinase protein CLV1a precursor (The RefSeq protein has 1 substitution compared to this genomic sequence) produces MRSCVCYTLLLFVFFIWLHVATCSSFSDMDALLKLKESMKGDRAKDDALHDWKFSTSLSAHCFFSGVSCDQELRVVAINVSFVPLFGHVPPEIGELDKLENLTISQNNLTGELPKELAALTSLKHLNISHNVFSGYFPGKIILPMTELEVLDVYDNNFTGSLPEEFVKLEKLKYLKLDGNYFSGSIPESYSEFKSLEFLSLSTNSLSGNIPKSLSKLKTLRILKLGYNNAYEGGIPPEFGTMESLKYLDLSSCNLSGEIPPSLANMRNLDTLFLQMNNLTGTIPSELSDMVSLMSLDLSFNGLTGEIPTRFSQLKNLTLMNFFHNNLRGSVPSFVGELPNLETLQLWENNFSSELPQNLGQNGKFKFFDVTKNHFSGLIPRDLCKSGRLQTFLITDNFFHGPIPNEIANCKSLTKIRASNNYLNGAVPSGIFKLPSVTIIELANNRFNGELPPEISGDSLGILTLSNNLFTGKIPPALKNLRALQTLSLDTNEFLGEIPGEVFDLPMLTVVNISGNNLTGPIPTTFTRCVSLAAVDLSRNMLDGEIPKGMKNLTDLSIFNVSINQISGSVPDEIRFMLSLTTLDLSYNNFIGKVPTGGQFLVFSDKSFAGNPNLCSSHSCPNSSLKKRRGPWSLKSTRVIVMVIALATAAILVAGTEYMRRRRKLKLAMTWKLTGFQRLNLKAEEVVECLKEENIIGKGGAGIVYRGSMRNGSDVAIKRLVGAGSGRNDYGFKAEIETVGKIRHRNIMRLLGYVSNKETNLLLYEYMPNGSLGEWLHGAKGGHLKWEMRYKIAVEAAKGLCYLHHDCSPLIIHRDVKSNNILLDAHFEAHVADFGLAKFLYDLGSSQSMSSIAGSYGYIAPEYAYTLKVDEKSDVYSFGVVLLELIIGRKPVGEFGDGVDIVGWVNKTRLELSQPSDAAVVLAVVDPRLSGYPLISVIYMFNIAMMCVKEVGPTRPTMREVVHMLSNPPHFTTHTHNLINL; encoded by the exons ATGAGAAGCTGTGTGTGTTACACGcttttattgtttgttttcttcataTGGCTACACGTGGCAACGTGTTCTTCGTTCAGTGACATGGATGCGCTGCTGAAGCTGAAGGAGTCCATGAAGGGAGACAGAGCCAAAGACGACGCGCTCCATGACTGGAAGTTTTCCACGTCGCTTTCTGCACACTGTTTCTTTTCAGGTGTATCTTGCGACCAAGAACTTCGAGTTGTTGCTATCAACGTCTCCTTTGTTCCTCTCTTCGGCCACGTTCCGCCGGAGATCGGAGAATTGGACAAACTTGAAAACCTCACCATCTCGCAGAACAACCTCACCGGCGAACTTCCCAAGGAGCTCGCCGCCCTCACTTCCCTCAAGCACCTCAACATCTCTCACAACGTCTTCTCCGGCTATTTTCCCGGCAAAATAATTCTTCCGATGACCGAACTCGAGGTCCTCGACGTCTACGACAACAACTTCACCGGATCGCTTCCGGAAGAGTTCGTGAAACTGGAGAAATTGAAATACCTGAAGCTCGACGGAAACTATTTCTCCGGAAGCATACCGGAGAGTTACTCGGAGTTTAAGAGCTTGGAGTTTTTAAGCTTAAGCACCAATAGCTTATCGGGGAATATTCCGAAGAGTTTGTCTAAGTTGAAGACGCTGAGGATTCTCAAGCTCGGATACAACAACGCTTACGAAGGCGGAATTCCACCGGAGTTCGGCACCATGGAATCTCTGAAATACCTTGACCTCTCAAGCTGCAACCTCAGCGGCGAGATTCCACCGAGTCTAGCAAATATGAGAAACCTCGACACGTTGTTCTTGCAAATGAATAACCTCACCGGAACCATTCCGTCTGAGCTCTCCGACATGGTGAGCCTCATGTCACTGGATCTCTCCTTCAACGGCCTCACCGGGGAGATACCGACGCGCTTCTCTCAGCTGAAAAACCTCACTCTGATGAACTTCTTCCACAACAATCTCCGAGGCTCAGTTCCCTCCTTCGTCGGCGAGCTTCCTAATCTGGAAACGCTGCAGCTCTGGGAGAACAATTTCTCCTCTGAGCTCCCGCAGAACCTGGGGCAAAACGGGAAGTTCAAGTTCTTCGACGTCACGAAGAATCACTTCAGCGGGTTGATCCCTCGGGATTTGTGCAAGAGTGGGAGGTTACAAACGTTCTTGATCACAGATAACTTCTTCCATGGTCCAATCCCTAACGAGATTGCTAACTGCAAGTCTCTAACCAAGATCCGAGCCTCCAATAACTACCTTAACGGCGCAGTTCCGTCAGGGATTTTCAAGCTACCTTCCGTCACGATAATCGAGTTGGCCAATAACCGTTTTAACGGAGAACTGCCTCCCGAAATTTCCGGCGATTCACTCGGGATTCTCACTCTTTCCAACAACTTATTCACTGGGAAAATTCCCCCAGCGTTGAAGAACTTAAGGGCACTGCAGACTCTGTCACTTGACACGAACGAATTCCTTGGAGAAATCCCGGGGGAGGTTTTTGACCTACCAATGCTGACTGTGGTCAACATAAGCGGCAACAATCTCACCGGACCAATCCCAACGACGTTTACTCGCTGCGTTTCACTCGCCGCCGTTGATCTTAGCCGGAACATGCTTGACGGGGAGATTCCCAAGGGGATGAAAAACCTAACGGATTTAAGCATTTTCAATGTGTCGATAAACCAAATCTCAGGGTCAGTCCCAGACGAGATTCGCTTCATGTTGAGTCTCACCACGCTGGATCTCTCCTACAACAATTTCATCGGCAAGGTCCCTACCGGTGGTCAGTTTTTGGTCTTCAGCGACAAATCCTTTGCAGGGAACCCGAATCTCTGTAGTTCCCACTCTTGCCCTAATTCCTCGTTGAAGAAGAGACGCGGCCCTTGGAGTTTGAAATCGACGAGGGTGATCGTCATGGTGATTGCACTGGCCACTGCGGCGATTCTCGTGGCGGGGACGGAGTAcatgaggaggaggaggaagctGAAGCTTGCGATGACGTGGAAGCTGACGGGGTTCCAGCGGCTGAACTTGAAAGCCGAGGAGGTGGTGGAGTgtctaaaagaagagaacataaTAGGAAAAGGAGGAGCAGGGATCGTGTACCGCGGGTCCATGAGAAACGGAAGCGACGTGGCAATAAAGCGGTTGGTTGGAGCGGGGAGTGGAAGGAACGATTACGGGTTCAAAGCGGAGATAGAGACGGTGGGGAAGATAAGGCACAGGAACATAATGAGGCTTTTGGGTTACGTGTCGAACAAGGAGACGAACTTGCTTCTGTATGAGTACATGCCGAATGGGAGCTTAGGGGAGTGGCTGCATGGTGCCAAGGGAGGTCATTTAAAGTGGGAAATGAGGTACAAGATTGCGGTGGAAGCTGCAAAGGGACTATGCTATTTGCACCATGATTGTTCCCCTCTTATCATTCACAGGGATGTCAAGTCTAATAATATATTGCTCGATGCTCACTTTGAGGCTCATGTTGCTGATTTTGGCCTTGCCAAGTTCTTGTACGACCTTGGCTCCTCTCAGTCCATGTCCTCCATTGCTGGCTCCTACGGCTACATTGCTCCAG AGTATGCTTACACTTTGAAAGTGGACGAGAAAAGTGATGTGTACAGCTTTGGCGTGGTGCTGTTGGAACTGATAATAGGGAGGAAGCCAGTTGGTGAGTTTGGAGACGGGGTGGACATCGTTGGATGGGTCAACAAAACGAGATTGGAGCTCTCTCAGCCGTCGGATGCAGCAGTAGTGTTGGCAGTGGTGGACCCAAGGCTTAGTGGGTATCCATTGATAAGTGTCATTTACATGTTCAACATAGCTATGATGTGTGTTAAAGAAGTGGGGCCCACTAGGCCTACCATGAGGGAAGTAGTTCATATGCTCTCAAATCCTCCTCACTCTACCACTCACACTCACAACCTAATTAATCTCTAG